GACTACCCGGGCCGCAAAGCAAGGGCAGGGCGGTTCGACTGCGAGAGGTCGGCGCCCCGGCAAGTGATCGAGTTGACGAACTTATTTTACGCCCAACTGCACCGACTGCGTCCTTCTCTCCCACTAATTAACGCCGACGCACGAGCAGCTAGGTTGCGAGCAAAGTTCCCCTGTTCCCGTCGGCGCGTTTCGTCGGAGCAAAGCGCGTGCGCGGGGCGGCGGGGACGGAGGGGAGCCGAGCCGTAGCGCGCGTGGTGTGTCACTGGAAGGGCAAGCCCAAGCAagcgcgcacgcacgcacgcacgcacgacgCGTTCATGCTGGTGCTGCATGTCTCGGATAGTCGGATCAGCCTACACGCAAAAGAGCTATTTAGCGAATGTCCAAACGAAcgctcttttctttttatataacctatttctttcttgaaaattttatttacataaaGTGTGTGCCATCaatgtttatacatataaattttacatatttgactctAATTTGAATTAGGATtcgatttttaattttaaatccatatatttatatatctatattataaggCATATGTgcaaagtttatatatttaaattttatacatataaattaaaagttaaagttTATACCTGTAAAGTTTATGCATGTTAGTCAAATAAGGCATTCGCCTAAAAAACATCCACACGAATGTTCGATAGATAGGAACATTGGAGTAGATGGGCTGGGCTACAAATAACTACGGGACTATAGTCTAGAGACAAGTACAATCACTAACGCAAACaactttcaaaaattatatatcacaTTTATGCTTACATGAAACACGAAGAAAATGAGAGAGGATGGGCTACAAAATTAGGATCAGTTACAACATTGACTCTAAGACGTTGCGTATGAgatattgaatatatatatatagtttagtatatatttatgtataattattatataaataagctCTATATTAGTTCTTGGTGTATATTAGTTCTTGGTGGTACAAGAGATTTTAGAGCTATCATTTAGCTCACCTTGGTCTAATAGACTTGTACAGTTGTACTCCCGTAAAGTTTGTGCTGTGAACCAGAACTTACTGTTTCTGATTTTCTACTCCCTGTCTTACCCAAgccattttctcttttgagaTTGTGTCTTacctaaactatatttttgtattgGGCTGTACTACTAACTTGTACCAGATCGTATGACCAACTAGCTGGcccatttttaaaagaaaataaaagtagcTGGCCCATTAGGATATCCTCTTATATTTTCACATAACAGGATATATGATGGTTGCTATAAGAAACAGGATACATACTAgtagtaaaaaatatggaagtaTTGGAGTGGTTCTTGTTACCTAGGGGCTTTTTAGGAAAATTTCTGCGTTGCTAGATTCTAAAAGAGTTCTATCTGATATACAACGGTTAGTTTCTGGTTCGCtagatacaaatatatttgtgtACATTAGGTTTTAAAAGTAGAATTTtgatttaatatataactattggcTTGTAATTGTCAttgatataattgtattttgtatataataaattataaaattagaacggaattttatatataacttttaactCATGTATACAtaccatctctctctctttgtgTGTAaatgtatatgtgtatgtgtttATACACGCGGATAATCAGTATATATGGTTTTCTCTAAATAATGGCGTGTCTATGATAACAAGACATGATCAAACTACATCCAATTAGTGATATGGTAATTTATAGTCCTTATGGTGCGAATGTGATGACTTATATGTAAGTAGTTCACTGTAGAACTACATTTTGGTGCAAGGTAGAATTACTAACAGTTTGATTGCCAAAGGTCACGTAGTCTGTTGGTTGCAGTAACCTAAGTAGCACTATAAGATTCTGAGTTCAAATCTCCATAACAGTGAATTTGTTCAAATTAGAGCAATCCTAATGCAAGTCATGAGTCATGATTTCTCTATTATTTACGTCATGAAATAACTGTAACGGATATTACTCTTATAATATTCAACCACGtgaaattcatatttaaatttaatattacttaTCTTTCATTATTTGGTCCCAGAAATTCAACATACTTataatatactacctccatctcacaaccaatttatttttagctttcgTTAGTTGTCCTAGAAAGACTTAAGTTCTTGAGCAAGTGGAGTTTGGTAAgtgatagataaatatattgaattttgaaaaatatattgaaaaatgtATTAGGATTTCAAAAAGTGAAGGGTAATCTATCATTGTAactttatattaattaggttaaaataatatattttgggatCTAAAGACATTCCAAACCCAAGGAGTAACAACTAGTTGTCTCCGCATGAGAGACGACACACCTTTTAACTTAGTGTGATCTTAACCGAGTCCAAGAAACAAGTTCACATGATGATTACATCTTACACAAATTGTATTAACTACTTGATACATCCTTGAGAGACGGGAGTTTCGCAGAGCCTCGTAAGAATACAATCCCCACAACCGCATTAGGTTTACTGATTTCTATGATTTCAATAATTACAATggttttagaaaaagaatatactcaattaaaaaaattaactaccaCAGCGACTAAAAACATTTCTAATATCGTCTTAATTTATGGAGTACTAAATAAcctataaacttatatttcGAAACTAGAGGAAGCTGTACACAGACCGGTGTGTTTCCGGTATTTTGACAGCTGTGTTTTTCTCGTTTGACAAGTGGCTGGTAATACCGCTTTTTATGCTTTTCAGCTTTTAGATGTCAGATGTCTGATCCGAGCAAGAAGCAGCTGACATCATCTTGTACAGTACTCAAACCCGGCCAACAAGCACATTTAGAGCATCCAACAGCTCATTTAAAactttgtttagtttctaaatttttttcaaaatatcccatcgaatttttggatacctaaataaaacattaaacatagatgaaccaaaaaaacaattgcacagttatggaagaaatcttgagacgaatcttttaagcctaattagcccatgattaaccataagtgctacagtaaccaacatgtgctaatgatggattaattaggctcaaaagattcgtctcgcggtttctcggctagccgtgaaatttgtcttttcattcgtgtccaaaaacccttccgacattcggtcaaacatttgatgtgatatttctcctaaaaattttctcaatctaaacaccacctaaatttggtcatccatatctttatttggatgatcatctaaaacactttcattcTTCATATTCCTTTGTActccaacagatcatctatatatagcatcgagagaacatctaaatatagagtttctctctcctaatatggatgacatccaaaaatagatgatgagatagatgttctgccgaagctcaatttttactcttcatcctctatttctaagaTGGAGGATGAGATGAATTAGCTGTTGGGACGCTCTTTCTAGTACTTTTACAGTACACTTACCTTGCCAACGTGTACAGTTTTCACTCAAACGTGTTTGGCTTGCTGAACATATGTACCACCATTCTCTTGATACCTATAGTTAGATTTGACTGTACAAACTGAGAAGAATACTCAAACAATCCTACCTTCAAACCTAAGCTTGATTTGGCCAAACAATAATTATCGTGTGAAAAGATGCTCACTTCCTTGTCATATTGACAGTGGCACCTTTGACAGTTGCAAGCTGATGGACAAATAAGAATGAAAAAGTAGAAACTTTTCGTGTAGACATGATAAGCCAGCAtcattttttccatttcttctGATGCTTAtagtctaaaatttaattaaattttggattttctttattatagtttatttttcagccttatatattatattgctaaaaacacttatataaaaatattattcataaattatttttttatttgtaaatatattgtttagctttttttcaCTGGAGagaccaaacaatcaccgctAATCCACTGTGTGCTGGGGTATCTTTTCGAAGAAACGTACTGGGGTTATCCAATTCAGCTTTAGTCCATGTTTttgtcctttttcttttcaggaaAAAAGCTGGAATACTGCCGGTTGAAGGAAAGCAAAACTTTCCGGGCCATTTATATCTTCTCGtacaaaaagtcaaaatcaCGTTCCAACAGAAGGTACCGGATTGGTACTGTGCACAGCTGCTACTGTAGCTCGTAGCAATCACTTCACTCTTGGTTAAATTACCATGGAGCAGTACAATTCCTACAAATATTGGTGTGGCACAACGGTAGGTTTCATCCTTTGAATGAACTACTAGTTTCACCTCACATCATGCTTAATTAGTTGCGAAGgaacaaaaatcaaatgatactACTTGACGTGCATCCCGGGTGTCAAAACATCATTAGCTCGGCACAACAATAGCTACTTTGATGCCTACATGTATCCGCTTTTCTGGGCCAGGCTCCCTCTAATAGCCGCCTTAATTACATGTGAAGGCAACCTCCTGCATGGCCCCCTCCTCGCATTGATTAAGCAGTAATGATCCCTTTAGTTCCTCGTAGTCGTGGGAGCATCAGATTGTCCGAGTTAACAACCAGAGAGCAAGCAGCAAGCCAAAGCCATCCGCATCGGTCACGTACCCATCCATCGTTCGTTCCATCCCGACGTGTGGTTATCCGGAGGGAGCCCAAAACCGGCGCGCGTGTTCGTACGTAGCATGTGAGGCTGCGCGAACCGCAGGTCGTTTTTAGACGGGCGCGGCGCtgtgtttgtgtttgtgtttgtgtttgtgtttgttCGGTTGTTCTGGTCCTTTTCCGCGGTATTATCGTTGCCGAGAAAACGAAGGGGCTGAAAGGACACATGTATGCCGCCGTGAGGTTTACCATCGGGAAGGTCTATCGATTGGTAACTACTCGCTCAAAATATGAAGGTCTATTTTACCATCGGGCCTCACTcttgtttatttcaaaataattttatctttatgtagttattatatagaaatttatgaaGGTAGAAAGCACATCGAggttattttagttttttgtttttttattcattagtaggtgaaaatatgtttatgtaAGGATGGTGAGAGTAACTTGGTATGATAATTTTGTCCACATGCACCGTATCCAACCTAATGGTTATAGTCGTGGGGCGCACTTGTTCGAGACCCAGGGGTGAACCttgttagagatatggatacatacggttagagataataGAGTCCAACataaactctagagataaagataaaatactagagagatacgatagaatatttatcttgtactctaaGTTTCTATCTTTTATGTACTCTATAAATACACCCACGATGATTAGTATAATATACAACAGAATACAACAGATCATATAGATTTTACTCTCatccaatatttttcacatggtATCAAAGTCTAGATCTAGATACAGTTGACGATTTTGAGTCAGCACCGGCACGCCGCGGCtactcgccgccggcgagcccatcCAACAGAAAGCCGAAAAGGAAGAatggccgccgctgccgccgcgttGTCCTCCGCCGCATGGAAGAGATGGATCCGTCCGAAGCCATCAAGAGCTTCTTCGCCGACCCACCCAAGTACtagacgacgaggaggagacgtACGTAcatgccgtcgtcgccgctggaTTGGTTGGCTCAGTGTGCATGtattttccttttcaattAGCTATCTAACCTCAGAGATAATCTAtagattagattatttttttaataattagcaTGAGATCAATTTCTCTTTAGCCAGTCAATATCAtctatagattagattagattagattctTTCGCCTACGAAATTCTCTAAATTCTAGCGGCAGAAGCAGAAGTGCGGCGACATCGATCAACCAATAAGCAAGCACTGCATCAAGCATCCGACGTCTTCACCGAATCTCTACATCCGTCATCAACATGCATTGAAGTAACATCGTTAATGGTCTACAGCAATATGGGAACAACACGACGCCGCTTCGTCCACAACGATGGACATTCATCTCGCGTTCTCTGATAGAAATCTCTACAAGACGCTTCATCGACGACGGCATCGACCGTGTCATCTACAACGGGCAAAGACTACATCAACCTAGCATCACTATGGTGGTGACCTCCTACACGACGTACGGAGTACAACCAAAAATTGGTGACCCGAAGTCAACGACGTTCTCTGACATCTGCAAGATGACCCAAGGGCATACTCTGACATATGCAAAGACGCTTTCAATGGCATCCTCTGACATCTGCAAGGTGCCTCATCTATGATCGCAGCTCcgtcttcatttttttttcgccTTCGGCTAGATGCGGCTACATCAACTACCATGTCTACACCGACCATGGCTACCACATGATCGATTACCTCGACAGACATTACAACAAATCATTCTCGGCAACTCCAGTCAAAAGCATCTGTGTCATCGTTATCGTCCATGACACTCCCGCTATGACTGCGGGAgggaatagaggagagagacaaggGACGACATAAAAGGGGACGCAGTCACCAAGGTGGAGGACCAAGACGGCACAGAAGGGGACGCAGTCACCGAGGTGGAGGATTATCCATCAGAGATGCAATTGATGAtgaagaaacaaagaagaaaagatagtGAAACACAAGATTTCAAATCCAGTCGCAATCGTTCGCTTCGCTCCTGTTACGACTAAGGGagaatgttagagatatggatacatacggttagagataacagaaTCCAACataaactctagagataaagataaaatcctagaggGATaggatagaatatttatcttgtactctaaGTTTCTATCTCCTGTGTACCCTATAAATACACCCACGAGGGTTAGTACAATATACAACAGAATACAACAGATCATAGATTTCTCTaccatcaaatatttttcacaaacCTATGTTCATCCTCCTGGGGTCCTTGGACCCCGGGTAAATTATCTGattcttactaaattatatcatattaattggTGTACAAGtacaaaaattagataattaatatgtattgGACCTCCGATTATTTCTGTTCTAGGTTTGTCACTGTTGAGACCTACAAATCTAGTGATCgtaatatagttttgtattttatCCATAGTTAACTTGTAGCCAACCGGATGTATATGCGGGTGTCGGTTTTGATATATCTATCATACCTTTTTCAATAGACCATAAAAGTATTGAGCTTTGATGAAATTATGTTGCTTGATAATAATTTGTgttgattttttgaaacatcactgtttttttataacttatgaATTGTATTATTCTTTTGTTcaattatttatctattttaactCATGTAAAATATAGTGAGGACTCGTGAAGTATACACATGCCCATTGGGCATGGATATGGGCATAGGATTTACCCACCAACCCTATCAAGCATAAAATGGATAGACAATGGCAGATATCGGATCAGAAATCTATTTGTTCTATCCATTATGACCCGCTCCGTATTGCTATTCGTAGGAGCAGCTACCATTACGGTAGCACACTAGCAATGCCCATACGGGAAGGTGGTGATCAGCGCTTGCTATCCGTTTCGCCTACTTTTTGTGCAGATTCCTTACCGGGGGCTGGGCCGGGGGACGAAACTGCACGTCATGCCGGCGGCCGGTGCACTTTGCGGGCGGGATAGCTTTCGCCGGCCGGCGCTGACGTTACAACGAAACAACTATTGCTGCAGATAAGCACTCCGTATCTGTACTGACGACTTGGACCATATGCATCGCCTAGCTCTTCTTTGGTACGTGCAGTGGGGGGGAAAGAGATTTGCAATCAGAAGCTAGAACCGCTGGTACGGCAAGTTCGACGTGTCGTTGCACGACCTCGCAGCTACGGGCACATCATGGGCTTAACTCCGTTTTAAGAAGAAGCACATCACGGTTTAATTAGCCGCTCTTATGAAATGGAAAGCACAGAGGTTAGCTAGGTATACACACGTCGCCCAGCAGTGGACCGGCTCGTCCGTCCGGCCCAGCAGCGAGAAAAGGTCCCGGCGCCGCAGTCCGCGTCCGTCCCAACTCCCAACCATGCGAGACGAGCAGTGAAATCTGCGCAAAAGGCCAGCAGCGCTTTCGTGCGCGCCTACATAAAGTAACTTTGCGAGTATTTAAAGCCGGGGGAGGAAAGAAGGGGGACTGTTCAAAAGGATCCCCGGGCTTGACCCTGACAAGTTGACGGTTGGAATATTTATCTCCTGGCCCTTTTGGAAAAGCTTCCATTATGGCTCTTTTGCTGTGCATTGATGGCCAGTAAGTCACCAGTCAGGTGCCTGTCCCCATGCCGTCCAGCTCTCTTGATGTTGCGAGCGAAACTTCCCAAAAGGAAGAGGTGAAAAAGTGCCATGCCGGTTTACCGAAACGTGAATGTAGGAACACCCCACTTTTGACCCATCCACTGTGCAGTCAAAACCGAGAAagattaggaaaaaaaatagcagcaaTGAGCATGGTAATAAACCACCAACAACTTGGCATGCTCCAATAAAAAAGATCGAAAATCCTTTGCACGAACAAGCAAGCAACCAAGCAAAAGGATAGCAGCAGCGAAAACCAAGTCTTGGTGTTTGACCTCAGCAGCAGAAAAAGTAAATCGTATCCGTGGCGTTTAGGGGTTGATCAGATGCGGCTAGACTTTTTAGCcctatgtcacatcggatgtttggacactaatttgaagtattaaatatagactaataaaaaaactaacttcataaatgagtggtaatccgcgagacgaattttttaaggttaattaatctataattagagcatgtttattgtagcatcgcataggctaatcatggattaattagacacaatagattcgtctcgtgaattagtccaagattatgggtgaattttattaatagtctgtgtttactatttataataactgtttaaatattcgatgggacaagggactaaagtttagcccctcgtcccaaacaccccctagGCCCCATTTAGATTCCAACTAACGCGTTTGATCGGATAgcggaaggagtttttggacatgaataaaaaacgaatttcacgtctcgcctggaaaccacgtgacgaatcttttgagtataattaatccgttattcgcatatgtaggttactgtagcacttatgactaatcatgtatatgcttaaaatattcgtctcacgatttttcctataattgtataattaatttttattttcatcgaTATTcaatactctatttaaatgtccaaagatttaatgtgatgtttttagaaaactttttagaaactaaagcATGCTTACCTACTCTACTCTAACGTGCAGCTCGACTGATACACGTATCACcagaaagaacaaaaattcACTGAGCAAATTTTAGCGTCACCGTTTCGATCGTTCGATCTCGCTCGCACGCCACCAGTTCCCAGGAAAGACGAGGACACAAAACTCTCGCGCGGTGACTTGCGAGATCCGAATAAGGACAAGCATGGGGCCGCGTCGCCTTCCGCCGAGCCGAGACAGCGTATGGCAGCGCGGTGGCATAGGCAATAGCATAGTCACACACGTTGGACGGACAGATTTTCCACGGAGTTTGCAACTTGCCTCCGCAACCTCATCACTTCCACTGCTGACATTACACCCGCAACCTtaagaaaacaacaaaaggaggagaagaggaagacACAAACTCTAGCAGTAGTTATGGAGAGAGAAGCTGCGTGCATGCTATGATGGTGTACTCTAGCAAGAGTAGAAAAGAAACAGAGAGAAAAGCCCATTCgacatctccatctccatcccATGTGTTTGTGTAAGTCTCACGTACAAGCAAGCATGCTAGCCTCCGCAACTCAGCTGCAGGCAGCAGCAAGTCAAAGGGACCCGGGCTAGTTCATGTCCAAGCCGGTTCGACTGGATGCGTGGCGGGATCAAAACGGGCGGTCCGGGGTGACCGGCCACCGATCGGTGTAGACCGGTGACGGGGAGGTGGGGGACGAGGGGTTGGGGAAGCCGAGGACGAAGCCGGCGCccgcgcggtggtggtggtggtgatggtgggcggcggcgatggggcCGAGGGGACGGTTcttgcggcggccggcgccgacgggGACGTTGcggagcgcgccgccggccgtccaGTAGCGGTGGCAGGCCTTGCAGAAGTGGCGCGGCTGGTTGACGTTGTAGTTGTTGAAGTAGCAGAACTTGGTGTCCCGGCTCCGGCAGCGCGGgcacggcagcggcgccgcggcggccgcacgTGCCTCCGCCGAGTCCTGCAACCGCCGCTGCGTGGGCTGCCCCGCTGCCTCCCCGGCCCCCTGACGATCCTCCTCGTCGCGGTCCGCGGCCTCCCGCTTGATCGCAGCACGCTGGGACGCGGCCGGgacgcgctcctcctcctcctcctccggttcGGTCTTCTCCCGCGCGACGACGAAGCCCTGCGCCTTGTCCTGCGTCGTCTCGGTAACGCCGCACTGCGTGATGACCTTGCCGAACAGCTTGaacccgccggccgccggggcCATCTCGACGTGGGACAGCATCGGAACGCGCCTGCCTGCGGACCAAGAACcagagcgagcgagcgaggagaggagaggaaggtaGGTAGGCAGGCAGGCCGGCGACGCGAGCGAGAGCCGGGAGAGGCAGGGGGAATGAACGAGAGGGGGTGCGAGGGCCGGGGTCGCTGCTACTTAAATGCCATCAGGCTGATAGCCATAGGCGGCCACACGCAGTAGGAGGGAGTAGAAAGACCGGAGAGATGGGTTCGGGGGGCAGAGCGGAAAAAGCGCAAAAACGTTGCACGCTGACTAGCACAGTGCCCGGAGGAATAGGAAGGGAGGGGAGTTCGTTCTAGTTCCGTTTCGTcccgcgcgcggggaggagtaCTTTACACCGGTGCGATGCGAAAGaggtggggagggggaggacggcCGGGTGCGAGCTGGTTTGTTCGCGGGGACGGATGATTTGGTTTGCATGTGGGGATTGTGATTCGAGGGGAATCTGCGGGGTTTTTATAAAGCGAGCCGCGCTGCCGCTGGCTGGTGCGTCGCGGGCCGGGtggtgtgcgcgcgcgcgggcgggggGCTTTGGGTGGTGGACCTGGTAACTTCTGTTGCGGAAAAGCGAAGGGATGGGGCACGCCCTCCGATTCGGGTGTGTGGCTGGCGACTGCCTGCCTCGATCTTCTACGCCATGGATGTGTGTGTATTCCGCGGCCTTACGCTTTGTGCTACATCCAAAGTGGTGTTGCGCAGTCGCAGTGGTATctactactctctccgtccaaaaaaacgaattctctgatttccgtgtccaacatttgatcatctatcttatttaaaaaatttttaggaaattataaaaatttaatgtattaatgatttatcatctaataaaaacaaaaatatcaatcgcaaatttttttgcataagACAGAGAGTtaaaaattgaaggtaaaaagtgaaaaattgatttattttaggacggaagGAGTACGCGGCAACAAGCAGTTTTTCAGACACATGCATGTTCAAAATGATTGCAcaggagagaaaaataacGGACGTTACtagtagagcaagttcaatggGGTAGTCAACTACtggcttcaattcatctatagccaatctaatagctaatttatgaTAGTTACATACAAAACCTATACTACTGTGTCACACCTATCATACATACATAGTGTCTTGAAGTCtatgctgcagctggctacaaatctgtagttcactgctcttctctctcctctcttatctcattaaaatattttacaactagcttatagcctgctattattcCTGCTCGTAGTAAGGTCGAAGAAGAAACACAACAATCTGTATTTGaccattatatttttctgaCCTATCATTTGCACTTATTGGAAAAGTTATGACCAACTATtgaaaggaaaataaacatatcattttCATTCACGTTCCttagtatttttcttatttacgCCGTCATACGGACGCCGCGTTCGGAGTTGCCCATACCATTTGGGCTAATCAACGCATATAAAAGTcataaatatagattttaaagaagctacataaatatattctttatatctataaaactattttgttGTAAAAGCACTTTAAAATACGAATCAAAAATATagtttctataaaataaacatgcCTTTTAATTTGACTAACATTGATTGAAATCTATAATGCTCGACTACTTGTTGTAATCAATTACTTATgttgttttatgttataagattATTtcgttatatttatatttattagtatttatatgaatataagtCCATATCAGTCTTACACGGTGaatttattgttaaaagaGTCAAAGAAATTACTAAGGGAAATATTCCTGATCTATGACCAGATAAACGAACTGcagtttttttcaaataagcgAAGTGAACTGCACTTTTTGGGCTGCTCTAAGCTTGCAGTGATCATGCAAAAGGCAGCCAGTGATCATACAAATACAGAGAAACATGCAGAAAAGGTACCGAAAAAGGTGCTTTCGAGAAAGTCTTGTTCTGGGAAAGAAAGGACTTCAGTAAAGAAGTCTCAACTAAATGGCAACT
This is a stretch of genomic DNA from Oryza brachyantha chromosome 1, ObraRS2, whole genome shotgun sequence. It encodes these proteins:
- the LOC102718047 gene encoding dof zinc finger protein 5, with translation MLSHVEMAPAAGGFKLFGKVITQCGVTETTQDKAQGFVVAREKTEPEEEEEERVPAASQRAAIKREAADRDEEDRQGAGEAAGQPTQRRLQDSAEARAAAAAPLPCPRCRSRDTKFCYFNNYNVNQPRHFCKACHRYWTAGGALRNVPVGAGRRKNRPLGPIAAAHHHHHHHRAGAGFVLGFPNPSSPTSPSPVYTDRWPVTPDRPF